One window of the Diospyros lotus cultivar Yz01 chromosome 12, ASM1463336v1, whole genome shotgun sequence genome contains the following:
- the LOC127787554 gene encoding probable carboxylesterase 12: MILRKEAAVCLFIFLLFALASGDCNDDKLPGSEQMDKPDVNFKDINVAEGVCVRVYVPKSATPEKKLPLVVYIHGGGFVMYSAFLNPYDKYVYLLVTTANVVAVSVDYRRAQNHPFPGAYDDAWAALTWIASHAGKPGPEEWLNTHADFSRVFLVGDSAGANIAHNMLMKDGLDLDVTGLGLIHPYFWGSKPIGSHEARDEKGREPGDRVVLQSGATPDDPRINPFVDRAKLAGLKCNKVLVLIAEKDLFRDRGECYYEALSQSGWKGKAELMESPGKDHTFHLQTPEDKEAQAMLQRVSSFVNS; this comes from the coding sequence atgatTCTTCGCAAAGAGGCAGCTGTCTGCCTCTTTATCTTCCTTCTCTTCGCACTAGCTTCAGGCGATTGCAACGATGACAAACTTCCAGGATCTGAGCAAATGGACAAGCCCGACGTCAATTTCAAAGACATAAACGTAGCAGAAGGCGTCTGCGTGAGGGTCTACGTCCCCAAATCAGCCACTCCCGAGAAGAAACTTCCCCTCGTGGTTTACATCCATGGCGGCGGCTTCGTAATGTACAGCGCCTTCCTCAACCCATACGACAAATACGTCTACTTGCTGGTCACCACGGCCAATGTTGTCGCCGTGTCGGTCGACTATAGGAGAGCCCAGAACCATCCCTTTCCCGGCGCCTACGACGACGCCTGGGCTGCGCTCACCTGGATTGCCTCCCATGCCGGCAAGCCCGGCCCCGAGGAATGGCTCAACACCCACGCCGACTTCAGCAGAGTCTTCCTCGTCGGTGACAGCGCGGGCGCCAACATAGCCCACAATATGCTCATGAAAGACGGCCTCGACCTGGACGTCACCGGGCTGGGTCTGATCCACCCCTATTTTTGGGGGAGCAAGCCGATTGGTTCCCATGAGGCTAGAGATGAGAAGGGCAGGGAACCAGGTGACCGGGTGGTGCTGCAGTCGGGCGCGACGCCTGACGACCCGCGGATCAACCCATTCGTGGATCGGGCAAAGCTGGCGGGGCTCAAGTGTAACAAGGTTTTGGTGCTGATAGCGGAGAAGGATCTGTTTAGGGACAGGGGGGAGTGCTACTACGAGGCGCTGAGTCAAAGCGGTTGGAAAGGAAAGGCAGAGCTGATGGAGTCGCCAGGGAAGGACCATACCTTCCATCTGCAAACCCCGGAAGATAAGGAGGCTCAGGCGATGCTCCAACGCGTCTCTTCTTTTGTCAACAGCTGA